One stretch of Carcharodon carcharias isolate sCarCar2 chromosome 20, sCarCar2.pri, whole genome shotgun sequence DNA includes these proteins:
- the LOC121292375 gene encoding ovarian cancer G-protein coupled receptor 1-like, whose translation MTNCSIDHSIHQTLFPSVYIAVFIIGLPTNLLSLYHSYLQISQRNELGIYLCNLTISDLLYLISLPFWLQYMLQHDDWVLSRTLCLLSGLFLYQNIYISIGFLCFISINRFLAVAYPLKFKFFHTRKAAVFISALIWIKEIPVCGFYIHSQVLSKDKENDTLCFEHYPMLSEDRKLNIYNLSIGFFFPLIGILYSYYKVLTVVHKSHGLEREWKLRIKKLVSASIIIFLVCFAPYHLLLMIRTIFEYECKFADNIFELYHFGILLMSLNCVADPILYCLISPSSRGWLTTLLDPVRKFLPCRKRK comes from the coding sequence ATGACCAACTGTTCTATCGACCACAGTATCCACCAAACCCTGTTTCCCTCAGTCTACATTGCTGTCTTCATCATCGGCCTGCCAACTAATCTCCTGTCCCTGTATCACAGCTACCTGCAGATCAGTCAGAGGAACGAGCTGGgaatctatctctgtaatctgacCATCTCAGACCTGTTGTATCTCATTTCCTTGCCCTTCTGGCTTCAGTATATGCTGCAGCACGATGACTGGGTCCTCTCCCGGACACTCTGCCTACTAAGTGGTTTGTTCCTCTACCAGAATATCTACATCAGCATTGGCTTCCTCTGCTTCATCTCCATTAATCGCTTCCTTGCTGTGGCCTACCCTCTGAAATTTAAATTCTTCCACACCAGGAAGGCTGCAGTGTTCATCAGTGCTCTCATCTGGATCAAGGAGATTCCTGTCTGCGGCTTTTACATACACTCCCAGGTTCTGAGTAAAGACAAAGAGAATGACACCTTGTGTTTCGAACATTATCCTATGCTGTCGGAGGACAGAAAATTAAATATTTACAATCTCTCTATTGGGTTCTTCTTCCCTTTGATTGGAATACTGTACTCTTACTATAAAGTGCTGACAGTTGTCCACAAAAGCCATGGGCTTGAAAGAGAGTGGAAATTAAGAATAAAAAAATTGGTGTCTGCGTCCATCATCATTTTCCTGGTTTGCTTTGCTCCTTATCACCTTCTCCTGATGATTCGAACAATATTCGAGTATGAatgtaaatttgctgacaatatttTTGAGCTTTACCATTTTGGAATTCTGCTGATGAGTTTAAACTGTGTGGCCGATCCCATCTTGTACTGCTTGATATCTCCGAGTTCACGCGGCTGGTTAACCACTCTCCTGGATCCTGTTCGAAAATTCCTTCCctgcagaaagagaaaatag